A portion of the Pseudarthrobacter sp. L1SW genome contains these proteins:
- a CDS encoding acyl-CoA desaturase — MSVVTPSKATPAPKGTSTGGSRTRPGKLAESGSPTVRPPAAAHLTDEQVAELGRELDAIRDDILAKRGASDAAYIRRVIKIQRGLEISGRAALLVSKNKAAWVTGTTLLSLAKILENMEIGHNVLHGQWDWMRDPDIHSTTWEWDFVTPSRSWQHTHNDLHHRWTNVVGKDNDVGYNLLRMDEQQPWKPINLANPLFNAILAPLFEWGIAIYDLELTEFKEGKKSKEALLKDLKALGKKVVTQFTKDYAATPAVAMLTGSGKQALYGTLTANAVRNVWAHAVIFCGHFPEGTDTFTEEMAEGETRGDWYIRQMIGSANISGSKFMHIMTGNLSHQIEHHLFPDLPSNRYAEVAPKVREICQRYGLNYTTGPLLKQVGSTWGKIFRLALPGKTAKA; from the coding sequence ATGTCTGTAGTTACACCCAGCAAGGCCACGCCCGCACCCAAAGGCACTTCTACCGGAGGGTCACGGACGCGCCCCGGAAAGCTGGCCGAATCCGGCAGCCCCACCGTGCGGCCACCGGCCGCCGCCCACCTGACTGATGAACAGGTGGCCGAACTCGGGCGCGAACTTGACGCCATCCGGGACGACATCCTGGCCAAGCGCGGCGCCTCGGATGCCGCCTACATCCGCCGCGTGATCAAGATCCAGCGCGGACTGGAGATCTCCGGCCGCGCCGCGCTGCTGGTCAGCAAGAACAAGGCAGCCTGGGTCACCGGGACCACGCTGCTGAGCCTGGCCAAGATCCTGGAGAACATGGAGATCGGCCACAACGTCCTGCACGGCCAGTGGGACTGGATGCGGGACCCGGACATCCACTCCACCACCTGGGAATGGGACTTCGTCACGCCGTCGCGCTCCTGGCAGCACACGCACAATGACCTGCACCACCGCTGGACCAACGTGGTGGGCAAGGACAACGACGTCGGATACAACCTCCTGCGGATGGACGAACAGCAGCCGTGGAAGCCCATTAACCTGGCCAACCCGCTTTTCAACGCCATCCTGGCGCCGCTCTTCGAGTGGGGCATCGCTATTTACGACCTTGAGCTCACGGAGTTCAAGGAAGGCAAGAAGTCCAAGGAAGCACTGCTCAAGGACCTCAAGGCCCTCGGCAAGAAGGTTGTCACCCAGTTCACCAAGGACTATGCCGCAACCCCCGCAGTCGCTATGCTGACCGGCTCCGGCAAGCAGGCACTCTACGGAACCCTGACCGCCAACGCCGTCCGCAACGTCTGGGCCCACGCAGTCATCTTCTGCGGCCACTTCCCCGAAGGCACAGACACCTTCACGGAGGAAATGGCTGAAGGCGAAACCCGCGGCGACTGGTACATCCGCCAGATGATCGGCTCCGCCAACATCTCGGGGTCCAAGTTCATGCACATCATGACCGGCAACCTGTCGCACCAGATTGAGCACCACCTCTTCCCGGACCTGCCCTCCAACCGGTACGCCGAGGTGGCGCCCAAGGTCCGTGAAATCTGCCAGCGCTACGGTTTGAACTACACCACGGGACCGCTCCTGAAGCAGGTTGGCTCCACGTGGGGCAAGATCTTCAGGCTGGCCCTTCCCGGCAAAACCGCCAAGGCCTGA
- a CDS encoding MerR family transcriptional regulator, translating to MANQEAGRPPGPNSSSRALYAISVAAKLAGTGQQNIRLYETKGLLTPSRTSGGTRQYSDDDIAVLLRIGELLEQGLNLAGVAKVLELEAANVKLHRALKRARSRPPG from the coding sequence ATGGCAAACCAGGAAGCCGGGCGGCCACCCGGCCCCAATAGCAGCAGCCGCGCGCTGTACGCCATCTCCGTTGCGGCCAAGTTGGCGGGGACCGGCCAGCAGAACATCCGGCTCTACGAGACAAAGGGCCTGCTGACCCCGTCGCGGACGTCCGGCGGCACACGGCAGTACAGCGACGACGACATTGCCGTCCTGCTGCGGATCGGCGAACTGCTTGAACAGGGCCTCAACCTTGCAGGCGTGGCCAAAGTACTGGAACTCGAGGCCGCCAACGTCAAGCTGCACCGGGCGCTGAAGCGGGCCCGGTCACGGCCGCCAGGCTAG
- a CDS encoding GAF and ANTAR domain-containing protein: protein MASESTAKPDTSITEHLHELVLSSPDVEDFLNELAQVSARNLSEPGDEIMCAITLLRQRKAATVASSSPEAKAIAQLEYEFSETPSLTASTMQETINVPDAQHDGRWPEYSTAVLAQGVRSVLALPFQLEGGTKAALLLYSPRPHRFESRIVEFAEDFVGQTSLALRLAVRFAHYSETAANLRATLESRTVIDMAVGIIMAQNRCSQQDAFEILKTASSTRNSKLHDVAAIVVNSLGQGPARTHYDG, encoded by the coding sequence GTGGCCAGCGAGTCAACAGCAAAACCCGATACATCCATTACCGAGCACCTGCATGAGCTGGTCCTCAGCAGCCCTGACGTTGAGGACTTCCTCAATGAACTGGCACAGGTGTCCGCACGCAACCTTTCCGAGCCCGGCGACGAAATCATGTGCGCCATCACCCTGCTGCGGCAGCGCAAGGCCGCCACGGTGGCCAGCAGCAGCCCTGAGGCGAAGGCCATCGCGCAGCTTGAGTACGAGTTCAGCGAGACGCCCAGCCTGACGGCTTCCACCATGCAGGAGACCATCAACGTCCCGGACGCGCAGCATGACGGCCGCTGGCCCGAGTACTCCACTGCCGTCCTGGCCCAGGGCGTCCGCTCCGTCCTTGCCCTGCCCTTCCAGTTGGAGGGCGGAACAAAGGCCGCGCTGCTGCTCTACTCCCCCCGGCCCCACCGTTTTGAGTCCCGCATCGTTGAATTCGCCGAGGACTTCGTGGGCCAGACTTCCCTTGCCCTGCGGCTTGCGGTCCGGTTTGCCCACTACAGCGAGACGGCGGCAAACCTCCGCGCCACACTGGAGTCCCGCACTGTGATCGACATGGCCGTGGGGATCATCATGGCGCAGAACCGGTGCAGCCAGCAGGACGCCTTCGAGATCCTGAAGACGGCGTCCAGCACCCGCAATTCAAAGCTGCATGACGTTGCCGCCATAGTGGTCAACTCGCTGGGCCAGGGGCCGGCCCGGACACACTACGACGGATAG
- a CDS encoding J domain-containing protein, protein MTNTPDYYATLRVQPHATQQEISRAYRALMRSHHPDVDGGTTPEGELLEIMQAFNVLRDPQRRAAYDRQLAAAAAQAIPVRKVRSRGGSSEPAIRVTPVRWESGPWS, encoded by the coding sequence ATGACAAACACCCCCGACTACTACGCCACCCTGCGGGTCCAGCCACACGCCACCCAACAGGAGATCTCGCGCGCCTACCGGGCGTTGATGCGCAGCCACCACCCGGACGTCGACGGCGGCACCACGCCTGAGGGGGAGCTCCTGGAGATCATGCAGGCATTCAATGTCCTGCGGGATCCCCAGCGGCGCGCCGCCTATGACAGGCAGCTGGCAGCAGCTGCTGCGCAGGCCATACCCGTCCGTAAGGTCCGCAGCCGTGGCGGTTCCTCCGAACCCGCCATCCGGGTCACTCCTGTGCGGTGGGAGAGCGGGCCCTGGTCTTGA
- a CDS encoding glycoside hydrolase family 1 protein yields MHITAKDLAALIPPGFTLGVATAAFQIEGALDEDGRGPAGWDVFAAKDGAIVENHSPVTACDHYHRMPQDVALMKQLGVDSYRFSFAWPRIQPTGRGPANQAGLDFYDRLLDELLENGISPMATIYHWDTPLALDEAGGWLNRDTAYRLGEYAGILAEAFGDRVARWVTINEPATVSTNGYTLGLHSPGKELLLAAFPTVHHQLLGHGLAVQALRAAKVPGEIGMTNVYSPMVPNSINPLDYISAGLMDLAQNRLYADPVLTGKYPDLIRAAKFFSSFEHPEEDMELISQPLDFYGLNYYMPTKVAVGPGGGAVPASMAEAMGSDLSAAGSGGTPFHVETWPEADITSYGWPVKPEYMAVALKEMGERYPNLPPVILTEGGASFEDIIVRDKSTNTRFIPDERRLKYLSDHLEAALRATAPGGEAEKVDLRGYYVWSLMDNFEWSAGYNQPFGLLHVDFETLERTPKASYFWLQELIEERDLAAAAGAAIAEAMAADTIDVDVIGTDVVGADAPDDDVTALGASA; encoded by the coding sequence ATGCACATCACCGCCAAAGACCTCGCCGCACTCATCCCGCCCGGATTTACCCTCGGCGTGGCCACCGCAGCCTTCCAGATCGAAGGGGCCCTGGACGAGGACGGCCGCGGGCCTGCAGGCTGGGATGTCTTCGCGGCCAAGGACGGCGCCATCGTCGAAAACCACAGCCCGGTGACGGCTTGCGACCACTACCACCGCATGCCCCAGGATGTTGCCCTCATGAAGCAGCTGGGCGTGGACTCCTACCGGTTCTCCTTCGCCTGGCCGCGGATCCAGCCCACCGGGCGCGGGCCGGCCAACCAGGCGGGCCTGGACTTCTATGACCGGCTCCTGGACGAGCTGCTGGAAAACGGCATTTCCCCCATGGCCACCATCTACCACTGGGACACGCCCCTGGCCCTGGATGAAGCCGGCGGCTGGCTGAACCGGGACACCGCCTACCGCCTGGGCGAGTACGCGGGGATCCTTGCAGAGGCATTCGGGGACAGGGTGGCCAGGTGGGTGACCATCAATGAACCAGCCACGGTCAGCACCAACGGCTACACCCTCGGCCTGCACTCGCCCGGCAAGGAACTGCTCCTGGCCGCGTTCCCCACGGTCCACCACCAGCTGCTGGGGCACGGCCTGGCGGTACAGGCACTGCGCGCCGCCAAGGTGCCGGGCGAGATCGGCATGACCAACGTCTACTCGCCCATGGTTCCGAACTCCATCAACCCGCTGGACTACATCAGCGCGGGACTGATGGACCTTGCCCAGAACCGGCTCTACGCCGATCCCGTCCTCACCGGAAAGTATCCGGACCTCATCCGGGCCGCCAAGTTCTTCAGCTCGTTCGAGCATCCAGAGGAGGACATGGAGCTCATCTCCCAGCCCCTGGACTTCTACGGGCTCAATTACTACATGCCCACCAAGGTGGCTGTGGGGCCGGGCGGCGGTGCCGTGCCGGCGAGCATGGCCGAGGCCATGGGCAGCGACCTCAGCGCGGCCGGCAGCGGCGGAACGCCCTTCCATGTGGAGACTTGGCCGGAAGCGGACATCACCTCCTACGGCTGGCCCGTGAAGCCTGAATACATGGCCGTGGCCCTGAAGGAGATGGGGGAGCGGTACCCCAATCTCCCGCCGGTCATCCTCACCGAGGGCGGTGCCAGCTTCGAGGACATCATCGTCCGGGACAAGTCCACCAACACCAGGTTCATCCCGGACGAGCGCCGGCTGAAGTACCTTTCGGACCACCTGGAGGCTGCCCTGCGGGCAACAGCCCCGGGCGGAGAGGCGGAGAAGGTGGACCTGCGGGGCTACTACGTCTGGTCGCTCATGGACAACTTCGAGTGGTCCGCGGGCTACAACCAGCCCTTCGGGCTCCTGCACGTGGACTTCGAAACCCTGGAGCGCACGCCCAAAGCATCCTACTTCTGGCTCCAGGAACTCATCGAGGAGCGTGACCTGGCCGCTGCTGCGGGCGCCGCAATCGCGGAGGCCATGGCGGCCGACACCATTGACGTTGACGTCATCGGCACCGACGTTGTTGGAGCGGACGCGCCCGACGACGACGTCACGGCTTTGGGTGCCAGCGCCTAG
- a CDS encoding phosphatase PAP2 family protein, with the protein MTVGQQGSAGSGTTRQKTGKWRAFHDKFVVEERYLDPADRRGLYRAAIILAAVGTVLFIATLVSVVQADGLSAADVPVRDWLLGLRSQALTVIMIVLAVVFGPIALPIIVLVVILAWGFAAKHAWRPILLASAMVTGVIVSQVILQIVRRSRPPVEQMLFGIDHTFSFPSGHVLGACDFLLVGAFLIFSRRRNPRAAVLGFVGAGIGIFLAAVSRLYLGYHWLSDALASLSLSLIILGGVIALDTWRTARIPGERITGELSKADSPKD; encoded by the coding sequence ATGACAGTGGGACAACAGGGATCAGCAGGTTCGGGAACCACCAGGCAAAAGACCGGCAAATGGCGTGCCTTCCACGACAAGTTCGTGGTGGAGGAACGCTACCTGGACCCCGCAGACCGGCGCGGGCTGTACCGGGCGGCCATCATCCTGGCGGCGGTGGGAACCGTCCTGTTCATTGCCACCCTGGTCAGCGTGGTGCAGGCCGACGGCCTGTCCGCAGCCGACGTGCCCGTTCGCGATTGGCTGCTCGGGCTGAGGTCCCAGGCACTGACAGTCATCATGATCGTCCTTGCCGTGGTCTTCGGCCCGATTGCCCTGCCCATCATTGTCCTGGTGGTGATCCTGGCCTGGGGGTTCGCCGCGAAGCATGCCTGGCGGCCCATCCTGCTGGCATCCGCGATGGTCACCGGCGTCATCGTCTCCCAGGTCATCCTCCAGATCGTGCGGCGCTCGCGGCCGCCCGTGGAGCAGATGCTGTTCGGGATCGACCACACCTTCTCATTCCCCTCAGGACATGTCCTGGGAGCCTGCGACTTCCTCCTGGTGGGTGCCTTCCTGATCTTTTCCCGGCGCCGCAATCCCCGGGCCGCCGTCCTGGGCTTCGTGGGTGCAGGGATCGGCATTTTCCTGGCTGCCGTGAGCCGGCTGTACCTGGGTTACCACTGGCTCAGCGATGCCCTCGCGTCCTTGTCCCTTTCGCTGATCATCCTCGGCGGAGTCATAGCCCTGGACACCTGGCGCACTGCCCGCATCCCGGGGGAGCGGATCACCGGCGAGCTGTCCAAGGCCGATTCGCCCAAGGACTGA
- a CDS encoding alpha/beta fold hydrolase: MAFITVGTENSTDVELYYEDHGSGQPVVLIHGYPLDGSSWEKQTAALLDAGYRVITYDRRGFGKSSKTTEGYDYDTFAADLNTVLTTLDLNNAVLVGFSMGTGEVARYLGTYGSARVARAAFLGSLEPFLLKTDDNPDGVPQEVFDGLKEAVTADRYAFFTEFFKNFYNSDTFLGTPRLSQEAVDASWNLAAGSGATASVAAQPTWLTDFRADIPKIDVPALILHGTADNILPIDSTGRLFAKALPSAEYVEIEGAPHGLLWTHAAEVNEALLRFLAK; encoded by the coding sequence ATGGCTTTCATCACCGTAGGAACCGAAAACAGCACTGACGTCGAGCTTTACTACGAAGACCACGGCTCAGGCCAGCCCGTCGTGTTGATCCACGGCTACCCCTTGGACGGCTCCTCCTGGGAAAAGCAGACCGCCGCCCTGCTGGACGCCGGCTACCGCGTTATCACCTACGACCGCCGCGGCTTTGGGAAGTCGAGCAAGACCACGGAGGGCTACGACTACGACACGTTCGCCGCGGACCTCAACACCGTGCTGACAACCCTGGACCTGAACAACGCCGTGCTGGTGGGCTTCTCCATGGGCACCGGCGAGGTGGCCCGCTACCTGGGCACCTACGGCTCTGCCCGGGTGGCGCGGGCAGCTTTCCTCGGTTCGCTTGAACCCTTCCTGCTCAAGACCGATGACAACCCCGATGGCGTTCCGCAGGAAGTCTTCGACGGGCTGAAGGAAGCCGTCACTGCCGACCGGTATGCGTTCTTTACCGAGTTCTTCAAGAACTTCTACAACTCCGACACCTTCCTGGGTACGCCTCGCCTCAGCCAGGAAGCAGTCGATGCCAGCTGGAACCTCGCCGCCGGCTCCGGTGCCACCGCTTCCGTGGCGGCCCAGCCCACCTGGCTCACCGATTTCCGCGCAGACATCCCCAAGATCGACGTTCCGGCACTCATCCTCCACGGCACCGCGGACAACATCCTGCCCATCGATTCAACGGGCAGGCTCTTCGCCAAGGCGCTGCCCAGCGCCGAGTACGTGGAGATCGAGGGCGCCCCGCATGGCCTCCTGTGGACGCACGCTGCCGAAGTGAACGAAGCCCTGCTGCGCTTCCTCGCCAAGTAA
- a CDS encoding NAD(P)-dependent oxidoreductase, which produces MRIAVTGGSGKLGRHVVRRLTEDGHQVLNLDREGARSPGLVVVDLRNYGQVLDVLLGLDDRHEGFDAVVHLGAIPAPGIIPDAATFENNMLSTYNVFQAARRAGIKKVVYASSETVLGLPFDVDPPYIPVDEEYPARPESTYSLVKHLEEQMAAELTRWDPELSIVGLRFSNVMDASDYGKFPSFDSDATLRKWNLWGYIDGRDGAQAVARALENGKPGFEAFIIANADTVMSRSSASLAAEVFPGVKVVKDLGEHETMLSIDKARRLLGFEPEHTWRTHVSPNAGGAKTG; this is translated from the coding sequence ATGAGAATTGCGGTAACCGGCGGTAGCGGAAAACTCGGGCGGCACGTGGTCCGCAGGCTCACTGAGGACGGCCACCAGGTCCTCAACCTGGACCGCGAGGGCGCGCGCAGCCCCGGCCTGGTGGTGGTGGACCTGCGCAACTACGGCCAGGTCCTGGACGTCCTGCTGGGCCTGGACGACAGGCACGAAGGGTTCGACGCCGTGGTGCACCTGGGTGCCATTCCGGCACCTGGCATAATTCCTGACGCCGCGACGTTCGAGAACAACATGCTGTCCACCTACAACGTCTTCCAGGCGGCCCGCCGGGCCGGCATCAAGAAGGTGGTGTACGCCTCCAGCGAGACCGTGCTGGGACTGCCGTTCGACGTCGACCCGCCCTACATTCCGGTGGATGAGGAATACCCTGCCCGGCCCGAAAGCACGTACTCCCTGGTGAAGCACCTTGAGGAGCAGATGGCTGCCGAACTCACGCGGTGGGATCCGGAACTGAGCATCGTGGGGCTGCGGTTTTCCAACGTCATGGACGCCTCGGATTACGGGAAATTCCCTTCGTTCGACTCCGACGCGACCCTCCGGAAATGGAACCTGTGGGGCTACATCGACGGCCGGGACGGTGCCCAGGCGGTGGCAAGGGCGCTGGAGAACGGGAAACCGGGATTCGAGGCGTTCATCATCGCCAACGCGGACACCGTCATGAGCCGGTCCAGCGCAAGCCTTGCCGCGGAAGTGTTCCCGGGGGTCAAGGTGGTCAAGGACCTTGGCGAACACGAGACCATGCTGTCCATTGACAAGGCGCGGCGGCTGCTCGGATTCGAGCCGGAACACACGTGGCGGACGCACGTTTCACCCAACGCCGGCGGTGCAAAAACCGGCTGA
- a CDS encoding S8 family serine peptidase, with protein sequence MLVSAVLSATALPAAAVAPADPGASGRYIVQYAAGTDVAAEAAGLRAQGLAVGRTFTHAFRGALVTANPAQAAALVKSGRVVSMEADAPVSISETQQPAPWGLDRVDQRALPLSGSYSWSSSGAGVTAYVVDTGVLASHTEFTGRIASGWTAVADGRGSSDCNGHGTHVAGTVGGTTYGVAKSATIVPVRVLDCNGSGYNSDVVAGLDWVAANHAAGSPAVVNLSLGGAASSAVDTAIQSVVNDGVAAVVAAGNSAVDACGSSPARVPAAVTVAASDSADRQASFSNFGPCVDLYAPGVGISSAYYTSASATASMSGTSMAAPHVAGAAAVLLSQNPALTPAQVSGALTSSATAGVVVGATSGTPNRLLYSAAAAPAPAPAPAPAPAPTVTAVTPGANATAVAAGANITATFSTAVQGVSGGTFLLKDAAGATIPAAVSYNATTRTATLDPAAALAADTTFTATLVGGTSAIRDSAGTPLASASWSFLTGPAPAITAYTPGSNALLVRRGNNVSVTFSEAVQGVNGTTFTVKNAATGAQVPASVFRNGTTNQWILDPQQPLAAKTKYTVTVTGGGTAVRDLAGNQLTGRTWQFTTGSY encoded by the coding sequence GTGCTGGTCTCAGCAGTCCTGTCCGCCACCGCCCTTCCCGCCGCTGCCGTTGCGCCGGCTGATCCCGGAGCGTCCGGACGCTATATCGTCCAGTACGCAGCCGGCACCGACGTAGCCGCAGAGGCAGCCGGGCTGCGGGCCCAGGGCCTCGCCGTCGGCCGGACCTTCACCCACGCCTTCCGCGGCGCCCTGGTCACCGCCAACCCTGCCCAGGCGGCAGCGCTCGTGAAGTCCGGCCGGGTGGTATCCATGGAAGCCGACGCCCCGGTCAGCATTTCCGAAACCCAGCAGCCGGCACCCTGGGGCCTGGACCGGGTAGACCAGAGGGCGCTGCCGCTTTCCGGCTCCTACTCCTGGTCATCCTCGGGCGCAGGCGTGACCGCGTACGTGGTGGACACCGGCGTTCTGGCCTCGCACACCGAGTTCACCGGGCGGATCGCTTCCGGATGGACCGCTGTGGCTGACGGACGGGGCTCCAGCGACTGCAACGGCCACGGCACGCACGTTGCCGGCACCGTGGGCGGGACCACCTATGGGGTGGCCAAGAGCGCCACGATCGTTCCCGTCCGGGTGCTCGACTGCAACGGATCCGGCTACAACTCGGATGTGGTTGCCGGCTTGGACTGGGTGGCAGCGAACCACGCAGCAGGTTCTCCGGCAGTGGTGAACCTCAGCCTGGGCGGGGCCGCCAGCTCGGCAGTGGACACCGCCATCCAGTCAGTGGTGAACGACGGCGTTGCCGCCGTGGTTGCCGCCGGCAACTCCGCCGTGGACGCCTGCGGAAGTTCCCCCGCACGGGTCCCGGCGGCGGTGACAGTGGCTGCCAGCGACTCCGCCGACAGGCAGGCGTCCTTCTCCAACTTCGGTCCCTGCGTGGACCTTTACGCCCCGGGCGTGGGTATCAGCTCGGCGTACTACACGTCCGCCAGTGCCACCGCGTCAATGTCCGGCACCTCGATGGCCGCGCCGCACGTGGCCGGCGCAGCAGCCGTACTGCTCTCCCAGAACCCGGCGCTCACCCCCGCCCAGGTCTCCGGCGCACTCACATCCAGCGCCACGGCAGGGGTGGTGGTGGGGGCCACCAGCGGCACGCCGAACCGCCTGCTGTACTCCGCTGCGGCCGCTCCCGCACCGGCACCCGCTCCCGCACCCGCACCGGCCCCCACGGTCACAGCCGTGACGCCCGGCGCCAATGCCACTGCCGTTGCGGCAGGCGCCAATATCACGGCCACCTTCAGCACCGCTGTGCAGGGCGTGAGCGGCGGGACCTTCCTGCTCAAGGACGCTGCGGGCGCCACCATCCCCGCCGCTGTCTCCTACAACGCCACCACCCGGACGGCAACCCTGGACCCCGCAGCCGCCCTTGCCGCGGACACCACCTTCACGGCCACGCTGGTTGGCGGTACCTCCGCCATCAGGGACAGCGCCGGCACCCCGCTGGCCTCCGCCAGCTGGAGCTTCCTCACCGGCCCCGCCCCCGCCATCACCGCCTACACTCCCGGCAGCAACGCCCTGCTGGTGCGCCGCGGCAACAACGTCAGCGTCACTTTCAGCGAGGCCGTCCAAGGCGTCAACGGAACCACGTTTACGGTAAAGAATGCCGCCACCGGAGCCCAGGTTCCGGCCAGCGTGTTCAGGAACGGCACCACCAACCAGTGGATCCTGGATCCCCAGCAGCCGCTGGCGGCCAAGACCAAGTACACCGTGACGGTCACCGGCGGCGGAACGGCCGTCCGGGACCTGGCCGGGAACCAGCTCACCGGCCGGACCTGGCAGTTCACCACCGGTTCCTACTAG
- a CDS encoding adenylate kinase: protein MTRLLIIGPPGSGKGTQAEQLARHFGIPAVSTGEIFRSNVSEETELGNQAASYLDGGDFVPDHLTNALVKDRLLDSDLQAGFLLDGYPRTAPQVVELDNMLASQGYALDAVIELSAPDELLEERMRRRAADQGRTDDTVEVFRRRLDLYHRETHEVVSVYAGRGILVSVNGSGDPGEITGLAIAAVEKFLGTPRRGS from the coding sequence ATGACCAGGCTGCTCATCATCGGCCCGCCGGGCTCCGGCAAAGGCACCCAGGCGGAACAGCTGGCACGGCACTTCGGCATCCCCGCCGTCTCCACCGGGGAAATCTTCCGGAGCAACGTCAGCGAGGAGACTGAGCTGGGAAACCAGGCTGCCAGCTATCTCGACGGCGGCGACTTCGTCCCGGACCACCTCACCAACGCGCTGGTCAAGGACCGCCTCCTGGACAGCGACCTGCAGGCCGGATTCCTGCTGGACGGCTACCCGCGCACGGCTCCCCAGGTGGTGGAGCTGGACAACATGCTTGCCTCCCAGGGATACGCCCTGGACGCGGTGATCGAATTGTCCGCCCCTGACGAGTTGCTGGAGGAACGGATGCGGCGGCGCGCGGCGGACCAGGGACGCACCGACGACACGGTGGAGGTGTTCCGGCGCCGCCTGGACCTCTACCACCGTGAGACGCATGAAGTAGTCTCGGTCTACGCCGGGCGCGGAATACTCGTGTCCGTGAACGGCAGCGGGGATCCCGGTGAGATCACCGGACTGGCGATCGCCGCCGTCGAAAAGTTCCTTGGAACCCCACGGCGCGGCAGCTGA
- a CDS encoding Hsp20/alpha crystallin family protein, with protein sequence MLMRTDPFRELDRLTQQVFGTAARPAAMPMDAWQEDGEFVVAFDLPGVKIDSLDLNVERNVLTVRAERKDPTQPNVELVASERPRGVFSRQLILGDTLDTDNIKASYDQGVLTLRIPVAEQAKPRRIEIQTEQSEKHQIGT encoded by the coding sequence ATGTTGATGCGCACGGATCCGTTCCGTGAGCTGGACCGGCTCACGCAGCAGGTCTTTGGTACCGCGGCCCGCCCGGCTGCCATGCCCATGGACGCCTGGCAGGAGGACGGCGAGTTTGTGGTGGCGTTCGATCTCCCGGGCGTGAAGATTGATTCGCTGGACCTGAACGTTGAACGCAACGTCCTCACGGTCCGGGCGGAGCGCAAGGACCCCACGCAGCCCAATGTGGAGCTGGTGGCCTCCGAGCGTCCCCGCGGCGTCTTCAGCCGGCAGCTGATCCTCGGCGACACCCTGGACACTGACAACATCAAGGCCAGCTACGACCAGGGCGTCCTGACCCTGCGGATCCCGGTGGCGGAACAGGCCAAGCCGCGCAGGATCGAGATCCAGACGGAGCAAAGCGAGAAGCACCAGATCGGAACCTAG
- a CDS encoding DNA alkylation repair protein gives MGAMNELIDAPAVNSVAAILAESAPEVRWDRTAAAAHLLGGLNLRARTDLVAQALQDDIENVPGAGYTTAAGSFRAALAFPEFTGWILWPVSEAAAALAVASGSGRDFDDAMALLAELTPRLTSEFAIRRLLRQDPDRALPIIQVWTAHPDEHVRRLASEGTRPYLPWAVRVPALVQRPEATLPILGSLYRDPSEYVRRSVANHLNDLARHAPSAVVSTAQDWLSAADANTGRVVRHGLRTLVKKGHPGALALLGFAPAQVAVAGPYLDRDVLNLPGELAFSFEITNTGTEDVRLAVDYLIHYRKANGSHSAKVFKASTVALAPGESRSLSKRHAFRQMTTRVHHPGLHALELQVNGAVHGRVEFMLETG, from the coding sequence ATGGGTGCCATGAACGAACTGATTGACGCGCCTGCCGTCAATTCCGTTGCCGCCATCCTGGCGGAGTCCGCTCCGGAGGTGCGGTGGGACCGCACGGCTGCCGCCGCCCACCTGCTGGGCGGACTCAACCTGCGCGCCAGGACTGACCTGGTGGCCCAGGCGTTGCAGGATGACATTGAGAACGTCCCGGGCGCGGGGTATACGACGGCGGCGGGCAGCTTCCGGGCCGCACTCGCCTTCCCGGAGTTCACAGGCTGGATCTTGTGGCCGGTGTCCGAGGCTGCCGCGGCACTTGCCGTCGCGTCCGGCTCCGGCAGGGACTTCGACGACGCCATGGCCCTGCTGGCGGAGTTGACGCCCAGGCTTACCAGTGAGTTCGCCATCCGCCGCCTCCTCCGCCAGGACCCGGACAGGGCACTGCCGATCATCCAGGTCTGGACGGCCCATCCGGACGAGCATGTCCGCCGCCTGGCCAGCGAGGGCACGCGCCCCTATTTGCCGTGGGCGGTGCGGGTCCCGGCCCTGGTCCAGCGGCCTGAGGCCACCCTCCCCATCCTCGGCTCCCTGTACCGCGACCCGTCCGAGTACGTGCGGCGGTCCGTGGCCAACCACCTGAACGATCTTGCCCGGCACGCGCCCTCGGCCGTGGTGTCCACTGCCCAGGACTGGCTCTCCGCCGCCGATGCCAATACGGGACGGGTGGTCCGCCACGGCCTTCGCACGCTCGTCAAAAAAGGACATCCCGGCGCCCTGGCGCTCCTTGGCTTCGCGCCGGCTCAGGTAGCGGTGGCCGGGCCTTACCTGGACCGGGATGTCCTGAATCTGCCCGGCGAACTGGCCTTCAGTTTCGAGATCACCAACACCGGCACGGAGGATGTGCGCTTGGCGGTGGATTACCTGATCCACTACCGCAAAGCCAACGGCAGCCATTCGGCCAAGGTTTTCAAGGCCTCAACGGTGGCCCTTGCACCCGGCGAGAGCAGGAGCCTGTCCAAACGCCATGCCTTCAGACAGATGACCACCCGGGTGCACCATCCCGGCCTGCATGCCTTGGAACTTCAGGTCAACGGCGCCGTGCACGGGCGCGTGGAGTTCATGCTCGAAACCGGCTAG